ACTGTGAGTACAGCATCAACATCGGGATGCCCACTGGAACGCATTTCAGGGCGGGCGGCTTCATGCTTCTTGGCTGTGCAGGGCATAACCGCAACACTGGCGATAGATTCTGGTCCGATACCGGCTATCTCAGCTCCGTATGTCTTGAACAGTGCTCCCGCCATCTGCTGCGGAGATTTGCAACTGGAAAGGTGATCGGTCAGATCAGGCCATGCCGTTTCCATATAGCGCACCCAGCCGGGGCAACATGAGGTAAACATCGGCAGGGGACCAGCGGATTCGATTCGCTCCAGCAGCTCAGAAGACTCTTCCATTATAGTCACATCCGCCGCAAAAACCGTATCGTAAACCGCATCAAATCCAAGACGACGCAGGGAAGAAGCCAACTGTCCCGGAGTGAGTGTTCCCGGTGCAAGGCCGTACTCCTCAGCAATTGAGGTCCGCACTGCCGGGGCGCACTGCACCATGGACATCTTTGAGGGGTCGCGCAAAAAACCGGTAACACGTGCGGTATCGTTGCGAAAATGTGCGGCAAAAAGCGGCGCGGGATCGGCTTTATCCAACCCACGATCAGCGCGCATGGCCGGAAGATTCTCAGCCACATCGTCGAATGGAGACACAAATGCCGAACAAACCAGCACGCACTGCCCACAGATTACACATTTTGAAGTATCGATTTTCTGGGGTTCACCTTCAGCACCGCTGATGGCATAAACAGGACAGACTTCTGAGCAGCGGCGGCAGCCGGTGCAGATAGCGGGATCAATGGATACTACTTGAGATATTTTAGTCATTACAGTTCCTCACCCGCTCTTACTCCAACCCCGGCAAGGGCCAATGCAGCTTCAAGATTACGGCGTTTCTTCAATTTCATGGGGTCCACCAGAGTCAAAGCATCCTTCGGGCAAGCCTGCACACAGGCCGGTCCCTGTTCTCGCTCATGACAAAGATCACATTTGCTGGCTAAAAGAGCAGGCTCCACAATATATTTGTCCGGCTGTTGCGGATCGACTACCCGACGCAAAGCAGGACGGCCATTCTTCCAGATCTGAGCCATTTCCATCGCACCGACAGGACAGGCCGCAAGGCAGGTCTTGCAACCAACACAATGTTTTTCATCAACCAGAACACCTGAATCAGTGCGCTGGATCGCACCGTTAGGACAGACAGCGGCGCAAGGAGCATCTTCGCAATGCCTACAACCGACAGGAACACAAATTTCTTCTGCGCGGGTTAAATAAAGACGCGGAGAGAGTGTACCCTGAAGGCTTCCCACGGAAACACCACCCTGAACATGAGCAGCAGCACAAGCAAGTTCACAGGCCCGGCAACCTACACATTTGGAGGCGCTGGCGAGGATGAAAGGAGTTAAACGCGATGACATGGACTTTGTTCCTTTATTGATGTTGAAACCTGAGCAGCGGCAGAAACTCCCGGTTCCTTGAATTTACGGATTGAAACGGCACAAACTTTCAACTGCGGGGTTCCGGTTACAGGATCGCCCTCGGCAATAGTTAAAATGTTGGCCGGGCTATCGGAGAAATGGAAAGTCATAAAGACCAGACCTCGGCGAACCCTTTCGGTCAGCCAAGCGCGGGCTTTGACTGTTCCCCTGCGAGAGCTGATTTCCACCAGTTCACCGTCTGAAACACCATGTTTAGCAGCATCTACGGGGTGAATCTCCACTAATTCTTCCGGCCATGTCCCGGCTAAGCCGAAACAACGGCGGGTCATGGTACCTGTATGGTAATGGGCAACAACCCTTCCGGTTGTAAGAGTCAGCGGATACTCTGCGTCCGGCAGTTCAGCTGGCTCCCGGTGTTCCAGAGGCATAAATTTTCCAGGACCGCGCGCACATCCGCCAACATGCAGAATCGGGGTTCCGGGGTGGCTTTCATTAAAACATGGCCACTGGATTCCCCCTTCTTCCAGCCGTTCGTAAGTAATTCCCGCATGGCTTGGAGTCAGCGTTCGCATTTCATCAAAAACTTCGGCTACACTCTCGTAACGCTCCGGGCGGCCTTGGCGGGCAAGCAGATCAGCCAGAATTTTCCAATCCGGGCGACTCTCGCCAATGGGTTCTACAGCTTTACGGATACGCTGGACCCGCCTCTCAGTGCTGGTAAAAGTTCCGTCCTTTTCCGCAAAGCTGGCTCCGGGCAGGACAACATCAGCAAGTGCTGCGGTCTCGGTAAGAAAAATATCCTGAACGACAAGAAAATCCACATGCTTTAAACAATGCTCAACATGATTGATGTCCGGGTCACTGCGCATTGGGTTCTCCCCAAACACAAACAGTCCTTTGAACTTGTCTTCTTCAATTGCATGCAACATTTTAGGTATGGTCATTCCCGGCTCGGAAGGCAGCGCAACGCCCCATTCAGCTTCAAAAGAAGCCCGTACAGCGCCATCTGTTACCGGCCGATAACCGGTCAGAACATTGGGCAAAGCTCCCATGTCGCAGGAACCCTGGACATTGTTCTGACCGCGCAAGGGGTTGACTCCGGTTTTCGGGCGCCCGATATTCCCGGTTAATAAAGCAAGGTTGGACACGGACAACACATTATTGGTCCCGGTGGTATGCTGGGTAACCCCCATTGTGTAATAGAAGGCGGCGTTGGTAGAACGTCCGATAAGTCTGGCTGCCCTGCGGATACCCTCAGCAGGCACCTCTGCTATAACAGCTACGCTTTCAGGATCAAAAGCATGCAGGCTCTCCCTGAAAGCAGTGAAATTCTCAGTCGAAGCGGCAACAGCATCAAGGTCAGCCAACCCTTCATCGAGAATGACCTTCGCGATAGACGACAGAAGCGGAGTATCCGTACCCGGACGCAGACGAAGCCAGACATCCGCCTGACGTGCAAGGTCAATCTCACGCGGGTCAATGACGACCAGTCCGGCCCCGTTTCGTTTAGCTTCCAGCATGCCGATACCGATAAGCGGATGACATTCAGTAGTGTTTGAACCGATAACGCAAACACAATCTCCGCATCCCATATCCCATAGCTCGCGGATCGAGTTGGTCATGGAACCGCTTCCGAGTGATGTAGCCAGCCCGGCTACAGTTGGAGCGTGTCAGAGACGAGCGCAATGGTCGACGTTATTACTGCCGAGACCTGCGCGGATATATTTTTGAAAAAGGTAATTCTCTTCGTTGGAACAGCGTGCGCTGCTGAATCCGCCGACAGCATCAGGACCATATTCAGCCGCAATGGAACCCAAACGGTCTGATACAAGCTGAAGAGCCTCATCCCATGAAGCCGGGACCAGCCGCCCTCCCTTGCGAACAAGAGGTGTTGTCAGCCGATCTTTATGGTGAACAAAATCGAAACCGAATCGCCCCTTTGAGCACAAAGCCCCCTGATTCACAGATGGTTCAGGACCCGAAGAAACACCTACAATGCGACCATTCTCAACTTCCAGAGAAAGTGAGCAGCCGACACCGCAATAAGGACATGTAGTAGTTGTACGTTGCATGGAGCTCATTTAGCACATGCTGTGCCATAAACCAACAAAACCAACCAGATCATGCAACACACTGAAAATAAAAATAAAAAAATTACAAATAAGAGTAGTTGAAATATTATAAAGCCGTAAATTGCGCGCAACAATCCTGCAATTGCATGCAATTGCAGGACAAGCGTGCAAAAAAGAATTCTGCCCAATCGAACACGCCAGGAAACCGACCGAATTTTACCTTCAACAATGCAACAATGAACCACATAAAAACATCGATTTGATTTTAAGCACACAACTGACTATATTTATATTTGGAAGACTGCGACAGGCACTGGAAGTTAATCGAAGTATGGAGATTTCATGTTAAACAAAAAACCACCTTTTAATTTATTTATATTATATTTAGTCTCTTTAGCATTTCTTGCATGCGGACTGCAATCATTTGCCTCCGAGACAGTTGATTATAGCTTTGTTAAAAACCGTATTAACAGCTTCAATGAGTTTGAAACCGAAGAAAATATAAACTTTATACAACAACAGGAATTTCTTGAAGAATCACAAGAAGACTTGAATATATGGCAACAGAAATTCCAACAACTCTCACTTTCCGAAAAGTACTCTCAGACATCACCTGTACAAAGAAAGAGAATCAAGCTTAAACTCGAGAACCTGCACCGAAACTTAACTTTACTAATAGATGATCTGGAACAGGCGAGGGAAAACTGTAATTCCAGGCTCGAAATTTTGAAATCATACATGAAGGCATGGTCACCGGCTCCAGCTAAAATTCCGGATGACATCAGGGCCTTGCATTCCAGTGGAATCAAACGAATCAGGGAACTGAAAAGATCCTCCGAAAAACAACTTCTAAAGATCGATTACACAATAAAATTAGCATCCAGACTGCAAAACAGGCTTGTGTCTCTAGAAAAAGGCGAAAAGTACAACCTGTTTCAGCTATGGATTACATGGCTTGCTGATGGGACAGATCCAGCATTCACCCCCGATTTCTGGCAACAGGTTTTCCCGGGGAAATCATGGTTGAACCTCAAGCAATCAGAACTGGAGGCCGGATTTGAAAGATTCAAACGCAAGTCCGTGTCCTTTACTTTTCTGGTGCTTGGTATCTTCATCACCTCTATTTTTCTCATACGGCTGATGGACAAGAGTGACCATTTTCAGAACCGTTCAGAAATCGAGAGGGTAAAATCGCTGCGGCTGATGATAGCAACCTGCTTTTTCTTCTCGATCTATGCAGCGCTGAAATGGATTTATCCGGAATCAATGGATACAGCCGCGGTCTTATCTTTCGGATTATTCTACTTGGCAATACTCAGGCTTTCCAAGCTGATCTGCCGGCAGAAAAACAAGCTGATCAGTGGAGAGCTAAGGGCCTCAATTCTCTTTATTATAAGTGCACTTCTGCTAACACAACAGGTTCCGGCAAGAACGACCTCAGTACTTTTTTTACTGGTTCTCATCGCACTTTGGACATATTCCGCATTTCATTCATGGCGCAGGGACCGGCTGCATGGAATCTCTTTAGTAGCAAAGCGAAACAGTCTTTTCTCGCCCTTCTTTCTAGTTGCTCTGTTCGGATATGGCAGGCTGGCCTGTGTTTTATTTATTCTATGGTCTTTGATTCTGTTCATCCGCGGATTCGGGTCTGCATGGGCGCAGATTCTGTTTCTCAGAACCGAAATGAGCCTTGAGCTTAAGAAAGGATTGGTCCGCAGTCTTGCGGTTCCTGCGGGCTGGGCAATAGGATTTGTTATCGCTTTTTTTTGGATGATCGACTTCTTCGGAGCGAGTGCAGTCTCAGGTATCATGGACCTACGCTACACTTATGGGGACTATTCGATTGCATTCGGAAGCCTCATCTGGTTGGCAATCTTTTTCTTCATGACCAGACAGTGCGTATCAGCATTCAAGGTCTCCATAGAATATGTAGGACGCAGCTGGCCTAAAGCCAAAAAAGGGGCTGTTCCGTCTATACAGACGCTGTTTGCCTACGCGGTCTGGTTTCTTTTCTCTTTGGTAACACTGCAAATACTCGGGTTAAGCCTGACAAGCATCGCAGTCATTGCCGGTGGTTTGAGTGTCGGTATCGGGTTCGGCCTTCAAAATATCGTCAACAATTTCATAGGCGGCTTAATTCTGTTGTTCGGTCGCTCAATCCAGCAGGGAGATGTAATTGAACTGAACAATCTCTGGTGTACAGTTAAGAAAATCAACATCAGAACAACCCAGGTCGAAACTTTCGAGAACGCAGTAATCATGATCCCCAATGCAGATCTCATTGCTTCACAGGTTACCAACTGGACTAAGAATAATGCCATAATCAGACGCGATATTCTTGTAGGAGTGGCTTATGGATCTGATATAAACAGAGTAAAAGAGGTCTTAGCCAAGATTGCTGCCGATCACCCTCATGTTCTGAATTCGCCTGAGCCATACGTCCATTTTAATGACTTCGGCAGCAGTAGTCTGGACTTTCTGCTCAGAGTATGGATTGATGACATTGATGTAACCCTTAGAACCCTGTCCGAACTACGCTTTTCGATCAACGAGATTTTTCATGATGAAGGCATAGAGATAGCCTTCCCCCAAATGGACCTGCACGTTAAGAGCACGGCGGAGAGACAAAGTGCATGATTACAATACCCCTGATACGGCAGGGCTTTGCCTGAGTCATTACCGGACAGTGACAAAATGGAGACATTCAATATATCAACAACATGGAAATCAAATAGTAAAATAGTTCCGTTATTGGTTGACTCTCA
Above is a genomic segment from Maridesulfovibrio sp. containing:
- the fdhF gene encoding formate dehydrogenase subunit alpha codes for the protein MQRTTTTCPYCGVGCSLSLEVENGRIVGVSSGPEPSVNQGALCSKGRFGFDFVHHKDRLTTPLVRKGGRLVPASWDEALQLVSDRLGSIAAEYGPDAVGGFSSARCSNEENYLFQKYIRAGLGSNNVDHCARLUHAPTVAGLATSLGSGSMTNSIRELWDMGCGDCVCVIGSNTTECHPLIGIGMLEAKRNGAGLVVIDPREIDLARQADVWLRLRPGTDTPLLSSIAKVILDEGLADLDAVAASTENFTAFRESLHAFDPESVAVIAEVPAEGIRRAARLIGRSTNAAFYYTMGVTQHTTGTNNVLSVSNLALLTGNIGRPKTGVNPLRGQNNVQGSCDMGALPNVLTGYRPVTDGAVRASFEAEWGVALPSEPGMTIPKMLHAIEEDKFKGLFVFGENPMRSDPDINHVEHCLKHVDFLVVQDIFLTETAALADVVLPGASFAEKDGTFTSTERRVQRIRKAVEPIGESRPDWKILADLLARQGRPERYESVAEVFDEMRTLTPSHAGITYERLEEGGIQWPCFNESHPGTPILHVGGCARGPGKFMPLEHREPAELPDAEYPLTLTTGRVVAHYHTGTMTRRCFGLAGTWPEELVEIHPVDAAKHGVSDGELVEISSRRGTVKARAWLTERVRRGLVFMTFHFSDSPANILTIAEGDPVTGTPQLKVCAVSIRKFKEPGVSAAAQVSTSIKEQSPCHRV
- a CDS encoding [Fe-Fe] hydrogenase large subunit C-terminal domain-containing protein, with product MTKISQVVSIDPAICTGCRRCSEVCPVYAISGAEGEPQKIDTSKCVICGQCVLVCSAFVSPFDDVAENLPAMRADRGLDKADPAPLFAAHFRNDTARVTGFLRDPSKMSMVQCAPAVRTSIAEEYGLAPGTLTPGQLASSLRRLGFDAVYDTVFAADVTIMEESSELLERIESAGPLPMFTSCCPGWVRYMETAWPDLTDHLSSCKSPQQMAGALFKTYGAEIAGIGPESIASVAVMPCTAKKHEAARPEMRSSGHPDVDAVLTVTELAAMLKAKGLNLAEMPEEEFDVPMGLYSGAGVIFGATGGVMEAALRTAIAVTTGKEVCESGVDFAPAGEGIRRATVEVAGKTIRAVIVSGLANAAVLLEDVRAGKADFDFMEVMCCPGGCVAGGGQPKLLPGIDPAGVIAKRRGGLHRHDKELPVRASHKNESVVALYDNFLGAPLGHRSHELLHTHYCIEGGGD
- a CDS encoding mechanosensitive ion channel domain-containing protein → MKSYMKAWSPAPAKIPDDIRALHSSGIKRIRELKRSSEKQLLKIDYTIKLASRLQNRLVSLEKGEKYNLFQLWITWLADGTDPAFTPDFWQQVFPGKSWLNLKQSELEAGFERFKRKSVSFTFLVLGIFITSIFLIRLMDKSDHFQNRSEIERVKSLRLMIATCFFFSIYAALKWIYPESMDTAAVLSFGLFYLAILRLSKLICRQKNKLISGELRASILFIISALLLTQQVPARTTSVLFLLVLIALWTYSAFHSWRRDRLHGISLVAKRNSLFSPFFLVALFGYGRLACVLFILWSLILFIRGFGSAWAQILFLRTEMSLELKKGLVRSLAVPAGWAIGFVIAFFWMIDFFGASAVSGIMDLRYTYGDYSIAFGSLIWLAIFFFMTRQCVSAFKVSIEYVGRSWPKAKKGAVPSIQTLFAYAVWFLFSLVTLQILGLSLTSIAVIAGGLSVGIGFGLQNIVNNFIGGLILLFGRSIQQGDVIELNNLWCTVKKINIRTTQVETFENAVIMIPNADLIASQVTNWTKNNAIIRRDILVGVAYGSDINRVKEVLAKIAADHPHVLNSPEPYVHFNDFGSSSLDFLLRVWIDDIDVTLRTLSELRFSINEIFHDEGIEIAFPQMDLHVKSTAERQSA
- a CDS encoding 4Fe-4S dicluster domain-containing protein, with protein sequence MSSRLTPFILASASKCVGCRACELACAAAHVQGGVSVGSLQGTLSPRLYLTRAEEICVPVGCRHCEDAPCAAVCPNGAIQRTDSGVLVDEKHCVGCKTCLAACPVGAMEMAQIWKNGRPALRRVVDPQQPDKYIVEPALLASKCDLCHEREQGPACVQACPKDALTLVDPMKLKKRRNLEAALALAGVGVRAGEEL